A window of Candidatus Neomarinimicrobiota bacterium genomic DNA:
TGGTTTGGATACAGTTCTGCATTCCCCCAAGTGGATTGTTGATTTCATGGGAAATCCCGGCAACCAGGCGACCCAATGCGGCCTGTTTTTCACTTTGAAAAACCTGTTCACGGGATTCATCAAGCTCCTTTTGCGATGTTTCAAGTCGCAAACAAAGCTTATGGAAATGTTTGCTCAACACCCCGATTTCATCATCGGGTACTCTAGCTGTGGGAAAAGATTGTTCCGGATAGTGATCCATCACTCCGGCAAGTAACTTCAATCGTCTGGCGACCAGGGAATTAAACAACAGATAGATACTGAGAGAGACGATAATAATAGTTGCCAGAGCTATCCACAGTAACATCTGATTATTGGCTTTGATTTCTGCGTAAGCCCAATTCATCGGCACAGTAATATTCATCCCCCCTCGAATATCGCCAACGGTATAGTTCTGCTGGTCATGGCAATTTAAACATTGAGAATCAACCGTCAATGGGGCCATGTAACGGAGGCGATAACTCCCTGCAACCTGTTCAATTTCTATTGCTTCATCGATCCCATCGGCAAATTTGACTAAACTGCGTCGCTCGAAATCATCAGGAGCATTGTCCGGATTCATCGGTTTCAGACTGGTGACATTAAACTGCCCCATTCCCTCTTTCGCCGCATAAGCTGACAACTCCCGGGTCACCATGGCGGGGTTGCGCTTGACCAGCCAGTTGCCCCGGCTGTCTTGAATCTCCCCCTGCTCAAGAAATGGATTACTTTCCACGCCGGAAGTTTTTACGAAGAAAAGACCATTGTGATCTGATACCCATTGCCGCGTCAGGCGGATCTGATTGAAAAGCATTTTTGCCTGCTGAGTCGCCTGCTCGACAACCAGATCTTCCTGAAAACTGGAGGTACGATAAAAGGTGATTCCATAAGAGATACAAATCACCAGGCTGATCAGAAGGATAAGTTTAGTTTTTAACTGCATAGCAACGAAAACCCTTACTAATCATAGGAGGTTACGTATTCAGAGATATTGCTACCAAACGGTAACACAAGAGACAGCGAGAAGGCTACCCACTGGTAACAAAAACAACATTCAAACAAACATATACTACTGAAAAATAGAGCATTTATTGTGGCATGTCCGTTGCAGTATAAAATATGTTGGCTAATTTGTTGCTGTCAAGCTGAATTCTGATACTTTTTACTACAGTAGTTTTTTTCATAAGTTAAATTTCCTCGAAAGGTACTAAGACTGCCACTCAAGTAAGGAGGTGA
This region includes:
- a CDS encoding DUF3365 domain-containing protein; amino-acid sequence: MQLKTKLILLISLVICISYGITFYRTSSFQEDLVVEQATQQAKMLFNQIRLTRQWVSDHNGLFFVKTSGVESNPFLEQGEIQDSRGNWLVKRNPAMVTRELSAYAAKEGMGQFNVTSLKPMNPDNAPDDFERRSLVKFADGIDEAIEIEQVAGSYRLRYMAPLTVDSQCLNCHDQQNYTVGDIRGGMNITVPMNWAYAEIKANNQMLLWIALATIIIVSLSIYLLFNSLVARRLKLLAGVMDHYPEQSFPTARVPDDEIGVLSKHFHKLCLRLETSQKELDESREQVFQSEKQAALGRLVAGISHEINNPLGGMQNCIQTMQRNMDQPELQNRYLTLLGQGLERIKGTVQQLLNIGRKEPLETKLGDVDAMIQDCLELTCMGQKQIQLDLQLNIGKPVTTGVEALRQVMMNIVGNAVQAIGANEGMIKVVSRLEDGSIRIEVFDTGSGISSEHLNKIFEPFFTTKEVGEGTGLGLSVSDSLIKRLGGHIAVQNNPGGGVCFVLTIPVEEN